The Gemmatimonas phototrophica region AGTTGGGCGCCGGCCAGCTGCGCGGTGGGCTGCGCAATGCGCCGGGCGTCGGTGGCCACCGCGGTGGCCGTGACCTGCATGGTGGGGAGGGCGCGCGCCGAGTCGGCGGCCGGTGGTTTAGCCGGTGCGGGGCGGGGGGGCTGCGGTAGCGGCTGCCCCATCCCGGCGGCACAGATGAGGCAAAAGGCAATGATCGTGCTGGACATAAACAAAGTTTAGGTAATCCTAAACTTTGACGCAAGCGACCCCAGCTAATGAGAAGTGCTAATCCGTTCAAATCAGCTCAATCCGGAAAATCCGTGGCCCGGCTCGGCCGGCTCCGGGACCGTGCGGCAAAGCCGCACCACGGATGACACGAATTGAACGGAATTTCGCGGATTGACTTCCGCGAAGGCGCTTAGCGTGCCCGGGCGACCATGGCTTGGAGTCGTCCAACGGCGTCCGTTACGGACACTTCGTCCGGCCCAAACGAAAAGCGCAGATACTGACGGAAGCGCGACGTATGGTCGGCCCGGCGCTTGCCCGGATTGATATCAAAGAAGCTGCCGGGCACGCTAATGACCTTTTCGTGCAGCGCCGCCTCAAAGAACGTTTCGCCGTCGTTGAGTGGCGCGGGGAGGCTGGCCACATTCGCCCATACGTAGAAGCCGCCGTCGGGCTCGTGTTCCACCGTGAGACCGGCCGCGCGCAGGCCGTCCACCAGAATGCGGCGCTTCTTGGCAAAGGCTTCGTGAATGGCCACCACTTCCTGACGGGCACGGGTGGGCTCCAGCAGCGTGCAGGCGGCTTCCTGCAGTGGCCGGTTGCCACCGCCATCCAGGAAACTGCCGGCGCTGGTGGCGGCCTCAATGACACTGGCCGGACCCACAATCCAGCTCAGGCGCCATCCGGGGCAGCGCCAGCCTTTCGTGAGGCCGTCGAGAATGACCACCGGGTCACTGTTCACATCTTCCACGAACTCGGCTGCGCTCACTGTGGCGCCTTCCACCAGCCCCTCATCCCACAGGTAGTGGGAATAGAACTCGTCGAGAATGAGCGTGCACTTGAGCTCACGCGCTTCGTGCACCCACGCCGCCAGTGCACTGCCGCGCAAGACGCGCCCCGTGGGGTTGGCCGGGTTAGAGAGCAGCAGCGCGCCCAGCCCGCGACCGGTAATCTCGCGCCGCAGGTTCTTGGTGCTGAGCGCGTAGCCCGCTTCGGGTTCCAGCAAGAGCGGAATGGCGCTAAACGTTCCGAAGATTTCGAGCAGCTCTTCGTAGGCCGTGTAGTCGGGGAGCACATGTCCGAGGTTCACGTTGCCCAGCGAGGCCACCACGCGCGTGAGCGATGACCGACCACCGCCGCAGATGCACACATTCTCCGGGCCGTACTGACTCGCTTTGCCCTGGCGGTAGCGGGCGTTGTACAAGTTGGCGACCGCTTTGCGCAGCGCGTCAATGCCACCCACCGGCGCGTACTCATAGTCGTCGGCACTGATGGTGACATCAGTGGGGCGCGGCGGCGATCCCGGGAGGGGGCCCGTTTCGGGCTGCCCTTGCCCCAGGTTGCACCACCCCGGTGCACCGGCGCGGAAGCCCTGCTCCCGGGCACGATCCATGACATAGATGACGCCCGTGCGCGGCACAGGGCGGAAACCAGGAACGGGGGCGGCATTGGGTTCGGTCATAACGCAATATAGAGGCAGCACGCGGGCTCAGTAGAACTGACGACTCAAAACTCCAACTCAAAACTCACCACTCGTCGCGGGGCTGAGGAGTCATGAGTCTTGAGTTGGAGTTATGAGTGGTGAGTTCAAGTTCTGAGTGGTAAGTATTCCCGCCGCGATGTACGCGTTGGTTCGGCACCAGGGCGCTTACCAATCGCCAGCCCCGACTTCAATATCCCCCATGCATCGACGCGAATTCCTCCGCTATAGCGGCCTGGGCGTGGCTACCTGGGCCACGGGTACGGGCATCTCCTGGGCAGCCCCCATGCAGGTCGGGTGCGCGGCCATTACCTGGGGTGGCAACGACCCGGCGGCCATTGCCGATATTGCCGCCGCCGGGTATCCCGGGATTCAACTACGGGCGTCGGCGGTACAGCGCTGGCGTGAAACGCCAGAGGTGCTCAAGGCCCTGCTGGCTCAGCATCGCCTCGCGTTTCCGGTACTCTCCAGCGGGAGTGTGCCCTTTGAGGCGGCGCGACTGGCGGATGCGGTGGCGCTCCATGTGCAGCAAGCACGATTTGCCCGAGCTACGGGCTGCACGTTCCTGCAGGTCACCGACGAACGGCCGCGCAACTCCACCCCGGTGCCCGACGACTACGCCCGCATGGGCCGTGCCCTCTCCGACATTGGCGCCCGCGTCGCCGATGAAGGCGTGACGCTCGTCTACCACAATCACATGAACGCGCTGGGCGAGCGCCCCGACGAAGTGGCGCGCATTCTCGACGCCGCCAAAACGGACCATGTGAAGCTGCTGCTCGATGTCGCCCACTGGCAGGCCGCTGGAGGCGATCCGGTGGCTGCGGTATCACAATACGCGTCGCGCATTGCCGTCGTGCATCTCAAGGATCTGGAGCGGCCCGCTCCGGGCGGATCCGCTACGTCGTACCGCTTTCGTGAACTCGGCGCGGGGCGCGTCAATCTGCCCGGCGTGCTCGCGGCACTCAACACAACGGGCTTTGGCGGCTGGGGCATTGTGGAGCTGGATGGTGTACCCGATCCCGCCCAGTCACCTCGTTACTACGCCGAAGGCTCTCGCCGCTATCTCGAAACGCACAACGTGCGCGTCACGCGCTAGGAGTCGGCATGGAACGACGCGAACTCCTGCAGCTGGTCATGTCTACCGGCGCGTTGGCAACGCTGCAGCAGCTGTCGGTAGACGACGTGGCCGCCTTTGGCGAACAGGTGCATCGCGCCGCCGCCTCACTCGCCAACACCGCTGACAGTCAGCGCGCGTGGGCCGTGCTCACCGCCGCACAGGCTCGCACGGTGCAGGTGATGGCCGAGGACATCATTCCGCGCACCAGTACCCCTGGTGCGACCGATGCCAACGTCACCGCGTTCATTGATCGCATGTTGGCCGAATGGTACACAGCAGCTGAGCGCGATGTGGTGTTGCAGGGACTTCCCGTGTTGAATACCCGCGCCGTGGCCATGGGAGGAGCGTCATATGTGGCGCTGCCCGCCGCTCGCCGGGTGGCGTTGCTGGAAGCGCTCGACGGCGAAGTGACGGCGCTACGCCGTAGCAACGGTGCGGCCGCCAATGCACACTGGTTCAGCACCATCAAGTATCTCACGGTGTTTGGCTACTGCACGTCGGAGCCGGGTATGAGCAAGCACCTGGACGCCTGGCCCCTCACCGGGCGCTACGATGGCAATGCCCCCGTGCGGAACTGAACTGACATGACGCACATGCCCTTGGAAGGTGGACCCGTCAACATCCAACCGCGCGCCGTGACCTACGACGCGATTGTCATTGGGTCGGGCATTACCGGTGGCTGGGCCGCCAAAGAACTCACGGAGCGCGGGCTGCGGACGCTGGTGCTCGAAGCCGGGCGCCCGGTGTCACCCGATCGCGACTCGCGCGAGCATGTGGCGCCATTCGAGATGCGCTTCCGCGGCCTGGGAGATCGGCGGGCCGTCGAAGCGCGTCAGCCCGTGCAGCGCAACTCGGTATCGTTTGACGAGATCAGTCAGCGCTACTGGATTGATGACATCGAGAACCCCTACAGCACGCCGGCCGATCAGCCCTTCGATTGGTTCCGCGCGCGACAGGTGGGCGGCAAATCCATCATCTGGGGACGCCAGGTCTATCGCATGAGTGACCTCGATTTTGAGGCCAATCTGCGCGACGGCGTGGGTGTCGACTGGCCCATTCGCTACCGCGACATTGCCCCGTGGTATGACCACGTGGAGCGATTTATGGGCGTGACCGGGCAGCGGGAAAACATTCCCCATTTACCCGACAGCGTTTTTGATCCGCCCATGGCACTCAATGTGGTGGAGCAGCACGTTCGCGATGGCATCGCGGCGCGCTTCGGGCGCGATCGCGTGCTCACCATTGGTCGCGCCGCCGTGCTCACGGCGCCACGGCCCGGACGCGCCGCCTGTCACTATTGTGGCCCCTGTCAGCGCGGCTGCATGACGCGCTCGTACTTCAGCTCCATCAACGCCACCCTGCCGGCGGCGCGCGCCACCGGTCGCCTCACACTGCGCCCGTGGAGCATTGTCCGATCACTCGAGATTGATCCGTCCACTCGGCGCATTCGCAGTGTCCACGTGATTGATGGACAAACCGGACAGGAGCATCGCTTTACAGCGCGCGTGATCTTTCTCTGCGCCAGTGCCATTGAGAGTGCCCGCATTCTGCTCAACTCGGCCACCACCGGCGCGGAGAACGGGCTCGCCAATGCGAGTGATCAGGTGGGGCGCAACATCATGGACCACATCAAGAATGCCGGCGCTACCGGCACCATTGACGGGTTCCTCGACAAACGGGTGGTGGGCAATCGTCCCAACGGCATTTATGTGCCGCGGTTCCGCAACATTGGCAGCACGCACCCTGACTTCATTCGTGGGTATGGCTTTCAGGGCGGGGCGCAGCGCAGTGGGTGGCAACAGCTCACCAGAGCGCCCGGCATTGGCGCGGCCTTTAAGCAGCAGCTGCGCGAACTGGGTGCGTGGACCATGACCTTCAACGGCTATGGCGAAACGCTGCCTATGCCGCACAACCGGGCCACGGTGCATCCCACGCTCACCGACAAGTGGGGCATTCCGTCGCTGCACATCAGCACGCAGTGGTCGCCCAACGAACTGGCGCTGCACCGCGACATGAAGGTGGGGGCGGCTGAACTGCTGGAAGCCGCCGGGGCGAAAAACATTCAGCCCACAACGCGCCCGCCGAGCACCATGGGCAACGCCAATCATGAGATGGGCACGGCGCGCATGGGGCGTGACCCCAAGACGTCCGTGCTGAACGAGTGGAATCAGGCGTGGGATGTGCCCAACCTGTTCGTCACCGACGGCGCCGCGATGGCGTCGAGTGGCTGTCAGAATCCGACGCTGACGTACATGGCGCTCACGGCCAGGGCGGTGGACTATGCGGTGCAGGCGCTCAAGCGGCGGGAGTTGTAGCCCAACCCGTTACGGCAGCCGCTCCCCGCGAGCGCAGCAGGCGATGAGCGTGGCCAGCCGAGATTCCCGGGTGGCCTCACGCTTCGCGCTCACGACCCACCAGACGGCCTGCTTGCGATAGCCAGCCGGCAGCGTGGCAAAGAACGTGGCGGCCTTGGTGTTGGCCGCGAGCATGCCGGCATAGGGCTCAGGTAGCTCCGCCGTGCGCTGCTCAAAAGCGTAGACGCCGGTCTTGTTTGCGGTGCGCGCTTCAAAGGCCCGAATCCCGGCCGGTTGCATCAGTCCGGCCGCGGTGAGCTCTTCCACATGCTTCACATTGACCGCACTCCAGATGCTCTTCGCTTTGCGCGGCGTGAAGCGAATGCTGTAGCGGGACTCGTCCACCCGGTGCCGCACGCCATCAATCCAGCCGTAGCAGAGCGCTTCGCGTACGCTCTCGGTCCATGTCATGCTGGGCGTTCCGCTGTCCACTCTGTGGAAGCCCACGAGCAGTTCGGTGGCGGAAGCGTGGTGCTGCTTCAGCCAGGCGCGAAAAGCGGAAGGGGTGGGGAAGTAGGTGGGGGGCATGGGGGGAAACTGAGAACTGAAAACTCGAACTGACAACTGATAACTCAAACTGACAACTGAAAACTCAAACTGACAACTGAAAACTCAAACTGACAACTGAAAACTCGTCAGCCTCAAGAAGTTGTCAGTAATCAGTCGAAGTTCTCAGTTCTCAGTTCGAGTTTTCAGTTGTCAGTCGTCCTCACGGCACCAACGCCTTCGCCGGCGCCTTGCCCATTCCCTTCACATGCACGTCCATCCACGCCACCCATCTCGCCCACAAATCGAGATCGCTGGCATACGTGGAGACGGAGTGATCTTCGTACGGATACATGTACAGCGCCGCGTTCTTCCCCAGCCCCTGCAGCGCGGCGTACATGCGCGTGGAGCTGATGGGCGCCGTGCCCTGGTTCTGATCTTCCCACGCGTGGTAGAGCAGCAAGGCGCCGGCAATCTTGTCGGCGCGCAGGAACGGCGACATGTCCAGGTACGTCTCCCTGGCCTGGAAGAAATTGCGCCGCTCGCTCTGGAAGCCAAACGGGGTGAGCGTGCGATTGTACATACCATCGCCCGCAATGCCGGCCTTGAAGTTGGGCATGAGCGTCATGGCGTTCACGGTGCTGAAGGCGCCGTAGCTGTGGCCACCAATGCCCATCTTGTCGCGATCCACAAAGCCACTGTCTACCACGGCATCCAGCACGGCGTCGAGATTCTCTTCGAGATCCCGCGTGTAGTTGTCGTTCATACGGCCGGCGTCACCGTAAATGGGAATATCCGGCTGAATGAGCGCGTACCCCTGTGAGACCCACAGCTGCATGCTGCTGGCCGGACGGGCCGACGGGACCGTGGGATAGGCGTTGATGTTGGTGCCGTTGCGCGACTCCTGATACGACGATTCGGTGGCGTACTCCCGTGGATAGAACCAGATGATGCCGGGGAGCCGCTGACCGGCCTTCCAGTCGCGTGGCAGTGTGACATCCACCCAGTACTTCGTGCCATCACGCGGCCGGACGACCTGAATGCGCTTGGAGAGTGCCTGACTGACTTCGGGGCCCACATCCACGTTCTTCGTGAGCTGCTTGGCCTCGGTGCTCCCGGCGGTACGCAGCCACGCATCGGGCAGTACGGTGTGTGATTCACGCGTGACCAAATACTGCGATACGTCGGCATCAAGCGCCGCCACAAACTCCTCGTACGT contains the following coding sequences:
- a CDS encoding pyridoxal phosphate-dependent aminotransferase; this translates as MTEPNAAPVPGFRPVPRTGVIYVMDRAREQGFRAGAPGWCNLGQGQPETGPLPGSPPRPTDVTISADDYEYAPVGGIDALRKAVANLYNARYRQGKASQYGPENVCICGGGRSSLTRVVASLGNVNLGHVLPDYTAYEELLEIFGTFSAIPLLLEPEAGYALSTKNLRREITGRGLGALLLSNPANPTGRVLRGSALAAWVHEARELKCTLILDEFYSHYLWDEGLVEGATVSAAEFVEDVNSDPVVILDGLTKGWRCPGWRLSWIVGPASVIEAATSAGSFLDGGGNRPLQEAACTLLEPTRARQEVVAIHEAFAKKRRILVDGLRAAGLTVEHEPDGGFYVWANVASLPAPLNDGETFFEAALHEKVISVPGSFFDINPGKRRADHTSRFRQYLRFSFGPDEVSVTDAVGRLQAMVARAR
- a CDS encoding YdeI/OmpD-associated family protein, which gives rise to MPPTYFPTPSAFRAWLKQHHASATELLVGFHRVDSGTPSMTWTESVREALCYGWIDGVRHRVDESRYSIRFTPRKAKSIWSAVNVKHVEELTAAGLMQPAGIRAFEARTANKTGVYAFEQRTAELPEPYAGMLAANTKAATFFATLPAGYRKQAVWWVVSAKREATRESRLATLIACCARGERLP
- a CDS encoding gluconate 2-dehydrogenase subunit 3 family protein, yielding MERRELLQLVMSTGALATLQQLSVDDVAAFGEQVHRAAASLANTADSQRAWAVLTAAQARTVQVMAEDIIPRTSTPGATDANVTAFIDRMLAEWYTAAERDVVLQGLPVLNTRAVAMGGASYVALPAARRVALLEALDGEVTALRRSNGAAANAHWFSTIKYLTVFGYCTSEPGMSKHLDAWPLTGRYDGNAPVRN
- a CDS encoding GMC oxidoreductase, whose product is MTHMPLEGGPVNIQPRAVTYDAIVIGSGITGGWAAKELTERGLRTLVLEAGRPVSPDRDSREHVAPFEMRFRGLGDRRAVEARQPVQRNSVSFDEISQRYWIDDIENPYSTPADQPFDWFRARQVGGKSIIWGRQVYRMSDLDFEANLRDGVGVDWPIRYRDIAPWYDHVERFMGVTGQRENIPHLPDSVFDPPMALNVVEQHVRDGIAARFGRDRVLTIGRAAVLTAPRPGRAACHYCGPCQRGCMTRSYFSSINATLPAARATGRLTLRPWSIVRSLEIDPSTRRIRSVHVIDGQTGQEHRFTARVIFLCASAIESARILLNSATTGAENGLANASDQVGRNIMDHIKNAGATGTIDGFLDKRVVGNRPNGIYVPRFRNIGSTHPDFIRGYGFQGGAQRSGWQQLTRAPGIGAAFKQQLRELGAWTMTFNGYGETLPMPHNRATVHPTLTDKWGIPSLHISTQWSPNELALHRDMKVGAAELLEAAGAKNIQPTTRPPSTMGNANHEMGTARMGRDPKTSVLNEWNQAWDVPNLFVTDGAAMASSGCQNPTLTYMALTARAVDYAVQALKRREL
- a CDS encoding sugar phosphate isomerase/epimerase family protein produces the protein MHRREFLRYSGLGVATWATGTGISWAAPMQVGCAAITWGGNDPAAIADIAAAGYPGIQLRASAVQRWRETPEVLKALLAQHRLAFPVLSSGSVPFEAARLADAVALHVQQARFARATGCTFLQVTDERPRNSTPVPDDYARMGRALSDIGARVADEGVTLVYHNHMNALGERPDEVARILDAAKTDHVKLLLDVAHWQAAGGDPVAAVSQYASRIAVVHLKDLERPAPGGSATSYRFRELGAGRVNLPGVLAALNTTGFGGWGIVELDGVPDPAQSPRYYAEGSRRYLETHNVRVTR